GTGAGGATGAACAGACATCTTTCATTCTGGGTTACATAGTTTCACTGGGCATTGAAAACTTCCATTTCCTCAACATGACAGGTCACATCCTGGGGCTTATTTGCAGATATTTTAATAAGGCTTGTATTTACCTTGAGAGCTTTCTGTGCTGGCTCACTTGAGCCAATGAGGATGAGATTTGGTCCAGCCATactgcaaaaactttttaaatgcagGTTGTCATACACAGGGACTGTGGAAACGGCAtaatcctgcagaaaaaaaaatcacagataaaCAATTGCTAAGATTCCTCATGCAGCCTACATTACTTAAATGTGGGATAAGCAAATATTACTTGGTGTGCCTGGTGTATTTCTTACAGAGTAATAATTCAGAGTGAAACTTTGGCCCTGTGCAGAAACTTCCTGTAACAAAGACTAGTCATTGCTGCTCACGCTACTTGCATAGGttggctggtcttgtatccaccccttaTATTAGTACATAAAACTTGGCTTGGTCAAGGATGATTCTTTGGGTGGGGGGCAAAGGTAGACTGGGATTTAGCACAATggtttgcatatataaaaaagcatgctAGACATTTAACCCCCAATTCCATAGGGTGGTAAAAATTTTTGCATAGGGGGCGTTTAGGGCagtacatataaaacaatatatagatataaaaacatttttattattctcagTTAAAAACGTACATTAGTACTAATTGATGCTATATTATGATATTGTGTGAGACTTACCAATGTCATTTGTACGCCTTGTTGTTCACGGATTATTGAAAGGGTAATCATTGTACATGGAGGCTTTTTTATAGCTTGTAATGTATAAATgttaatgataaaatgtttttatatctatatattattgttCTATATGTACTGCCCTAAAAGTCCCCTATATAAAATTTTTTGTGATATATGTCTTCTTTAGGGATTGTTGGCAGTAGTTGATTAATATGGAGATTTGACAAATAGCTACGGTCTCATTTTCCAAATTCCATAGGGTGTACATACTTTTGCACATGTATATCAACTAATGATAAGGAAAGACTTATCTCAACAGCAAACAAGTAAAACATGACATAGGGTCTAACCTTAAAGGTATCAGCCAGAATTTCGGCACCTCGCTGATTGGTTCTTTTGGATAAACCGACAAAGAATTCTCTTCCTGTAAAACAACACAATTAAACACCATAACTTCTAAAAagactccaaaaaaaaagaaacaaaagaattaCAACACCTTCCAAAATTAGATTTATTACCTGTAAACAAAACATCGCCTCCATCCAACGTGGCATTTTCATCTGCCATCTCAACAACATTCAGTTGAAGGTCTTGCAATGCTTTCTTTACAGCATccacctgaagaaaaaaaaaaatcagatttggcAATTAATACTTTTTTGAGTTATAGAACTTTGCATTGAACAACAATCTGTCAAGATGAACATACTGTTTGCAGAGGTCATGAGTGCCATATCCACCCCTCACTACACTGTAAATCAATGACATAAGACAGGCATAAGTATACCAAGTGTTGGGATAACTGACATGAATATGTTTGTTCCAGGGCACAGATTCACTAAATAGTCAAGCTAACATGTATTGTATTtggaaaaactttatttaaatgtcaACCTTAATGGTATATACAGctggggaaataagtattgaacactgCAACATTtatctcagtaaatatatttcttatagGGCtactgacatgaaatttacaccaggtGTTGGTAACAACTTAAGTAACCCACACAAAGAAATCCAAATATGTTCATGGGTTAGGTTATGTGTAAGAAAGTAGAATagcacagggaataagtattgaacacacttcctgaaatgtatttaatacttagTAGAGAAacctttgttggtaatgacagctcCTGTAAGAAGAAATTAGTTGCATGCATTACTCTGGTGTGATTTTGGCCTGGTAGCTcaagggttagcactcttgcctttgcagcgctaggtccaaggtttatatttcaaatattctATTGGTTTTTAGAGATTTTACAACATGTATTGGGGAATTATGGGGAGTCATGTACAGCAataggtccaaggttcaaatttcggccaggacactatctgcgtggagtttgcatgtttcccCCATGTTTCACCTCGGCATCCTCACCTACAATTTCACTTTGTCCTGCATTGTAGCGGATGACCTCAGTGGCTGCTAGCACAGAGCAGCTTATAGCAGAGACTGCAGTGAACCAGTTGCACAGAATCGATGGAGAAGGAaggtaagtaaaaatgttttttttacattccccTAGACTTAAACAAGAATTTTACCTTTGCCAAGCTGCTGTATTCTGCTGTATCACTGCAgcggtattttttaaaaatgtttcctggaAGCTTTGAATAAACAACATTAGAGCTAAAGGCAGAGGGAGCGGCTTATAGAAAATCCTGTGAGGGCCAAGTTGCACAGAAAAAGAAGTCCACAAGAGAATAATGCAAGTAAAAGTGTTTCTTTACATCCCCTTAGATTTACAAAAGAACTTTACCCTCGCCATGCAAGGGGTATCATCACTgcaggtattttttaaaatggttaaaaaaaccATCCCGCTTTTATAGAGTCTAAATCTCTTCTTTACTATTACATTATT
This portion of the Pyxicephalus adspersus chromosome 8, UCB_Pads_2.0, whole genome shotgun sequence genome encodes:
- the DDAH1 gene encoding N(G),N(G)-dimethylarginine dimethylaminohydrolase 1 isoform X2, whose translation is MAKVDAVKKALQDLQLNVVEMADENATLDGGDVLFTGREFFVGLSKRTNQRGAEILADTFKDYAVSTVPVYDNLHLKSFCSMAGPNLILIGSSEPAQKALKTMQQMSDHRYDKMTVPDDAAANCVYLNIPGKGHVLLHRAPEEFPESVKVFEKLKEHMLIPVANLELSKVDGCLTCCSLLINKSPDL